One region of Cinclus cinclus chromosome 1, bCinCin1.1, whole genome shotgun sequence genomic DNA includes:
- the SEH1L gene encoding nucleoporin SEH1 isoform X2, whose amino-acid sequence MFVARSIAADHRDLIHDVSFDFHGRRMATCSSDQSVKVWDKSENGDWHCTASWKTHSGSVWRVTWAHPEFGQVLASCSFDRTAAVWEEIVGESNDKLRGQSHWVKRTTLVDSRTSVTDVKFAPKHMGLMLATCSADGVVRIYEAPDVMNLSQWSLQHEISCKLSCSCISWNPSSSRAHSPMIAVGSDDNSPNILAKVQIYEYNENTRKYAKAEALMTVTDPVHDIAFAPNLGRSFHILAVATKDVRIFTLKPLRKELTSSGGLTKFEIHIVAQFDNHNSQVWRVSWNITGTVLASSGDDGCVRLWKANYMDNWKCTGILKGNGSPVNGSSQQGIFNASLGSANTSLQNSLNGSSASRKQS is encoded by the exons aTGTTCGTGGCGCGTAGCATCGCCGCGGATCACCGCGACCTCATCCACGATGTGTCCTTCGACTTCCACGGGCGCCGCATGGCCACCTGCTCCAGCGACCAGAGCGTCAAG GTCTGGGACAAAAGTGAAAATGGAGATTGGCATTGCACTGCCAGCTGGAAG ACACACAGTGGATCAGTGTGGCGTGTGACGTGGGCCCATCCTGAATTTGGGCAGGTCCTGGCTTCCTGCTCATTTGATAGAACAGCAGCTGTATGGGAAGAAATAGTGGGAGAGTCAAATGATAAACTCCGTGGCCAGAGTCACTGG GTCAAGAGGACCACTCTAGTAGACAGTAGGACATCTGTTACAGATGTGAAGTTTGCTCCCAAGCACATGGGTCTTATGTTAGCAACCTGTTCAGCAGATGGAGTTGTAAGGATCTATGAAGCTCCAGATGTGATGAACCTCAGCCAGTGGTCACTACAGCATGAAATCTCATGTAAACTCAGCTGCAGTTGTATTTCTTGGAATCCTTCAAG CTCTCGAGCACATTCTCCAATGATAGCTGTAGGAAGTGATGACAACAGCCCAAATATACTGGCTAAGGTTCAAATTTatgaatataatgaaaatacCAG GAAATACGCAAAAGCAGAAGCTCTGATGACAGTCACAGATCCTGTACATGATATTGCATTTGCTCCAAATTTGGGAAGATCCTTCCACATCTTGGCTGTAGCAACCAAAGATGTACGAATTTTCACACTAAAACCTCTAAG GAAAGAATTGACTTCCTCGGGAGGATTAACAAAATTTGAAATTCATATTGTGGCACAGTTTGATAATCACAACTCCCAGGTGTGGCGAGTGAGCTGGAATATTACAGGCACAGTGCTTGCCTCCTCTGGTGATGATGGCTGTGTTAGGCTCTGGAAGG CTAATTACATGGACAACTGGAAGTGTACTGGTATACTGAAAGGTAATGGGAGTCCGGTGAATGGTAGTTCTCAGCAGGGAATTTTTAATGCCTCTCTAGGTTCAGCCAATACAAGTCTGCAGAATTCACTAAATGGATCATCTGCCAGCAG aaagcagagctga
- the SEH1L gene encoding nucleoporin SEH1 isoform X1, whose translation MFVARSIAADHRDLIHDVSFDFHGRRMATCSSDQSVKVWDKSENGDWHCTASWKTHSGSVWRVTWAHPEFGQVLASCSFDRTAAVWEEIVGESNDKLRGQSHWVKRTTLVDSRTSVTDVKFAPKHMGLMLATCSADGVVRIYEAPDVMNLSQWSLQHEISCKLSCSCISWNPSSSRAHSPMIAVGSDDNSPNILAKVQIYEYNENTRKYAKAEALMTVTDPVHDIAFAPNLGRSFHILAVATKDVRIFTLKPLRKELTSSGGLTKFEIHIVAQFDNHNSQVWRVSWNITGTVLASSGDDGCVRLWKANYMDNWKCTGILKGNGSPVNGSSQQGIFNASLGSANTSLQNSLNGSSASRYFFPPLDSPRAGSRWSSHAQLLPPPPLIEQSCDADTANLQYPHPRRRCVSRPLNLLPENEGV comes from the exons aTGTTCGTGGCGCGTAGCATCGCCGCGGATCACCGCGACCTCATCCACGATGTGTCCTTCGACTTCCACGGGCGCCGCATGGCCACCTGCTCCAGCGACCAGAGCGTCAAG GTCTGGGACAAAAGTGAAAATGGAGATTGGCATTGCACTGCCAGCTGGAAG ACACACAGTGGATCAGTGTGGCGTGTGACGTGGGCCCATCCTGAATTTGGGCAGGTCCTGGCTTCCTGCTCATTTGATAGAACAGCAGCTGTATGGGAAGAAATAGTGGGAGAGTCAAATGATAAACTCCGTGGCCAGAGTCACTGG GTCAAGAGGACCACTCTAGTAGACAGTAGGACATCTGTTACAGATGTGAAGTTTGCTCCCAAGCACATGGGTCTTATGTTAGCAACCTGTTCAGCAGATGGAGTTGTAAGGATCTATGAAGCTCCAGATGTGATGAACCTCAGCCAGTGGTCACTACAGCATGAAATCTCATGTAAACTCAGCTGCAGTTGTATTTCTTGGAATCCTTCAAG CTCTCGAGCACATTCTCCAATGATAGCTGTAGGAAGTGATGACAACAGCCCAAATATACTGGCTAAGGTTCAAATTTatgaatataatgaaaatacCAG GAAATACGCAAAAGCAGAAGCTCTGATGACAGTCACAGATCCTGTACATGATATTGCATTTGCTCCAAATTTGGGAAGATCCTTCCACATCTTGGCTGTAGCAACCAAAGATGTACGAATTTTCACACTAAAACCTCTAAG GAAAGAATTGACTTCCTCGGGAGGATTAACAAAATTTGAAATTCATATTGTGGCACAGTTTGATAATCACAACTCCCAGGTGTGGCGAGTGAGCTGGAATATTACAGGCACAGTGCTTGCCTCCTCTGGTGATGATGGCTGTGTTAGGCTCTGGAAGG CTAATTACATGGACAACTGGAAGTGTACTGGTATACTGAAAGGTAATGGGAGTCCGGTGAATGGTAGTTCTCAGCAGGGAATTTTTAATGCCTCTCTAGGTTCAGCCAATACAAGTCTGCAGAATTCACTAAATGGATCATCTGCCAGCAG GtatttctttccccctctggaTTCCCCACGGGCTGGATCGCGATGGTCCAGTCATGcccagctccttcctcctcctcctctgataGAGCAGTCTTGTGATGCTGACACTGCCAACCTCCAGTATCCTCACCCTCGCAGACGATGTGTATCTCGGCCTCTTAATCTTTTACCTGAGAATGAAGGggtttaa